A stretch of DNA from Salmo trutta chromosome 12, fSalTru1.1, whole genome shotgun sequence:
CCCggaacaacactgggccaattgtgcgccgccccatgggtcttccggtcgcggccagctgcgacacagcctgaactcgaacccagaatctctagtggcacagcttcACTGTGAtgcagaatctctagtggcacagcttcactgagatgcagtgccttagactacgGCGCCAATCGGGAGgcaacaattgcattttatcgatggcaatttgaatgtacagcaatcctgatcctgaggcccattgttgtgcctttcatccaccgccatcacctcatgtttcagcataatgcacggccccatatcgcagggatctgtacacaattcctgggaactgaaaatgtcccagttcttccatggcctgcatactcaccagacatgtcaccaattgagcatgtttgggatgctctggatcaacgtgtacgacagcgtggtccatttcccgccaatatccagcaacttcgcactgcCATTGaagagtgagacaacattccacaggccacaatcaacagcctcatcaactctatgcaaaagaGATGTCATGCtgcgtgaggcaaatggtggtcacaccagatacctttaaaaagaaGTATagtgtatctgtgaccaaaaatccataaattagggcctaatgaatttatatcAATTGACAGATTATTTTCctttttatgaactgtaactcagtaaaaatcttaaattgttgcatgatgcatttatatttttgttcagtgtgtatatacgGGCAAATTTAcagacatttttatttaaaaGTTGCATTCTATATTTGCACAACACTTTTGTTTGACTCACTACTTTCATTTCTATCAAAATGTTAAAAATATATCGCCATAGGCATGTGTCATGAGACTGAAATAAATTGGAGACTCATTTGCTTTCTCTTGGTCCCCAGGCTCGCAAAGCCATGCAGAAACAGCTGGAAGTGAACAAAGATCTGACCCAGAAGTTGGTAATCCCTGCTGACGAAGacgaggaggatgaagaggagtcAGCAGAGACCTTGCCAGACTTTGTGAATGACGTAGAGCCCATActagaccaggtgaatccatggaTGAGAGGCAAGCTTTCTACAGAGTCTATGGTGCAGGAGGAAAGCAACCGTTTAGATCCTCCTGTTTGGCCCAGAGAAGTGGGAAAACCAGGGGAAGGACGGGACGAccaagaggaggatgaggagcagATGGAGGAAACTGAAGAAGAATCACTTTTAAGAGGGTTTGAGGAGAGGCGGAAATTGCGTCAAACTGAAGATGTTGAGGTTGCACCTATGTCTATGGAGGAGCATGACGGTAAGGTCAAGTGATTGATATAGTGTGTCACAATGTAGCATCAGGTCTTTGCAGATTAGTTTCACTCTATCATGATCAGGAGTGAAATGTCAGTGGGACAAGTTCCCagttttgtgtttgtgttgtctcTCACAAAGTACAACTCCTTTTCCATTCAAACTCCAGATGGGAAGAAAGCTGAGATTTTAGAGTTCTCTGACGATGACGAAGAGGCTGTAGAGATTTCAGATGACGAAGAGGCTGTAGAGATCTCTGATGAGGCTGGGCTCTCAAAGTTCACCAGCCTGTTCCATGGGCTAGTGAAGAACCACATGGAGCCTCCAGCTGACCAGCCCAAGGCAGGCCCAGGTGTAGGCCAGGGGGAGAGCCCTGCCCTGCTGGAGGAGGGCCTGGTGCGGGTTAGGACCCTGGAGGATGTGGAGCTGCTCAGTCAGGACATCTCTGCCAGTGACACAGCACTTCTGACCACCCAGACTCCGGGCACAGACGAAACAGACACTCAGTCTGCAACTCAACAGGCAgacaaaaagagaaagagaaagaaaatgatTGATCCCAATGAGGTTCTGACCAAGGAAGCAAAGGTCATCGAAATGACATTGGCTCCAACAACTGTCGAGGATGTTGAGGTAAGGGACACAGTTCAAAGACCAATACATGTATTTTTCAAGGCGCATCTGAAACGAGCGCCCTCCGATCTGCAGGAGACTTCAATGCACCAATCAGCTCACCTTCCTGCAAAAAGATCTTTATGTATCCTATGCTGTTACCTGGGAAATTAAACTCTGCCTTTTCTGTCATGTATTGCTGTCTCAGGACAAGGAGGAACAGAGGGTCATCATTAAAGAGGCATTTGCAGGGGATGATGTTGTCTCCGACTTCCTGAAGGACAAAAGGAAACAGGAGGAGGCAGGAAGGCCAAAGGTTATTGACCTGACATTGCCTGGATGGGGAGAGTGGGGGGGCCTCGGTCTCCAACCTTCTCGTAGCAAACGCAAGAGGTAAGTAGATGGCAAAGGTATTGAATTGTGGTCTTTTGACAAACTGCTCCAAGTAGTATCATGCAGGCTTAGTGAAGGTATTTTTGAGTTTGTCCCCCTAACGTGGTTTGCGTTTTCGTCGACTTAAGATTCCGGGTAAAAGTTGCTCCACCTCCACCAAGACAAGACCAAAAGCTCCCTAACATCATAATCGCAGAGAAGCGGGATTCCTCCATTGCTGCACACCAGGTGACCTAGCTCGCGTACTATTTACTACAAAGATATGACGACGTCAGATGAGGatgttctccccccccccccccccaaaaaaagtatgACAATGAGTTCTGTATTAACTTTTTCTTCATCTCTTGCAGGTGTGTCAGTTACCGTTCCCATTTGAGAACCCCACACAGTTCGAGCGCACCATCCGTTCTCCTGTTGGCCGCACCTGGAACACCCAAAACGCAGTGCAGAAGATCACAGCGCCAAAGGTCGTCACCCAGTTAGGTGCCATCATTGAGCCAATTGCTCGGGAGGACTTAATAAAGAACAACAGACAGGCAGTCACAGGTACCAGTATTAACCTGGAGTCAGACCAAGGCCCTCAGAAGAAAAGACGCTCGCAGCAAAAGAAGAAACACAAACGCAAAAAAAACTGATGGTCCTACTGGTTGTCATCGCTGAAATGTCTGAGACTGTTGATAAGAACTCATTTGGTTAGGGGTttgattcaatccgtatcgctgaAGTTCAGCGCTATAGTGCGATTTGAAATGTCAAGTTAATTTCCAATTGAGCTGACATACAGCATTTATCGTATATGCCGTCTCTGTGAACGCAGACACGTTGCCTTTTAAATGTCAATCATGCTACAGATTGAATCAAGCCGTCCGGTTGAATTTGACTAGAGGGTTCTGTGTCTACTGATTATGTCTATTTTAGTGGTTGAATCCGATGAGGGGAACCAAGCTGTGCGCTTTCTGGGCAATTCTGACTAATTACCATACCTGCCACTGTAAGGAAAGCCAGTTGATCTGATGGTTCTTGGGGAGTTGTTCACTCctgattgttttgttttttgctttTTTATAAATAAAACCTTGAAATGAGGCTATGATGTCATGAAATATTGTGAAACTGAGATATCAACAAAAAACAGGTGTTCAAACGGAGGATATTAAAGTAAACTTTCATAGGAAAACATATTTTTATGAAATTGTTTTGTTGGTTTAAAGTGCTTAATAAAAGACAAATGAAACCTAATAAATCTCTCTGTCTGGCCCTTTCAGGACTATTCTGTATGAGGTGCTGTTTTCTTTTACCATTATGTTTATAACATTTTGCTACATGGAGTGCATTTGCTGGAAAAGGTTGATTCTTGAGAGATATTCCACTagtagcaaaatatttttttgactCATCCAGAGCAATGGTCAGTAATCCATAGATTATCACTCATGGTGTAAAAGCTTGCTGTTGATGACATGACTAGGAGATTTAACATAGTTTACTTGGTCACATTGCACAATAACTTTCTATTGCAGTTCAGAGAATTTGACATCAAGCCAAGAGTCTGGTGAGCATAATTGTTATTTTTCATGGCTGTATGTGGAGAAGAAAAAGTTGCTTTGTTTTACCATGAAAAGAGAAACATGTTTTTGGGGAAATAGAATGGGCAACTGTTGCTCTTGCATGTGGTCAAGGGTTCACCTGACACCCCTGTTGGTGCACGAGTCTGGTGAGAAATTTTCATTTTTCACAGCAGTGTGTGGAGAAGAAAGAGTTGCTTTGTCTTGCCATGAAAAGAGAAGAAAATaaaccttttttgggggggatagaaTATGGGGACTGTTGCTCTTGCGCATGTCAAGGGTTCACCCCTGTTAGTGCACAGTCATGTGCATGAGTGACTCAGCAGTAATTTGCTTCAAAAGACCATCTCTTGATTCAAGGCTCCCATTTCACTCTTCCCCCACCTGCCCTCTGTATGTAGTGCTGCTGTGCTGGATTACTTTGACTTGACCTGATGGAGCTGTTGATGTTTGGTCTGGTCCTTCTACAAGGGATCTCTCCCTGCTTTGGCTTTCCCAACGGTGCACCCACTTCCGCCTGTGATGACATGGTTCCTCGCCACACTGGGGTGCTGCCACAGCCCACCCCAGCACCCTACACCATCCTCACCAGCACCAGGACCCTTCAGACTGGCCAGCCCATTACAGGTAAGATGTTGGACATCCTACCTACACCTTACAGCTTTGGACATGCCCAAGGAACTAGATGTGATTTCTAATTTGATCGGACCAGTAACACTTGTCTGCTGACGTTATAAAATAACCCTAACAAATAGTTCACAAATTAGAAAAATGTGTGGTCTTAAAAATTACAGTTCTTAATTCATAGTGGAAGGGATAAGGCAGGCCAGTGACAATGGTCACAACTAGGCACTTTTAAGTAAGACAGTGTGTCTGAGGCTTCTTACATTTTCTGTTATCATGCCTTAACATTG
This window harbors:
- the si:dkey-251i10.3 gene encoding U3 small nucleolar RNA-associated protein 14 homolog A; the protein is MAKSKAARKSGETMKMTSSRETVVQGMDDEDDEELQRALADDIISASEDEGGSDDERKHCKLLEAISSLGGKKRKKLTERSEASIQVSEFTVNAEGEGDKINLSDLIGTLDKTPSALMKTKKQLKNLQHNQSTMETPLTRKETEKIQREVAFEKTSKEVSRWQSVVLQNQKAEQLVFPLNQEPSGPKRIEQVVAGWKAQTPLEQEIFSLLRMNKQPLNDPVLTPTDEASLRAMSLEEAKIRRAELQKARVLQSYYEAKAKRERKIKSKKYHRVQKKVMRKEYLKQFDEMIKTDPAAALEELKKMELSRMKERMSLKHQNSGKWAKSKAIMAKYDDGARKAMQKQLEVNKDLTQKLVIPADEDEEDEEESAETLPDFVNDVEPILDQVNPWMRGKLSTESMVQEESNRLDPPVWPREVGKPGEGRDDQEEDEEQMEETEEESLLRGFEERRKLRQTEDVEVAPMSMEEHDDGKKAEILEFSDDDEEAVEISDDEEAVEISDEAGLSKFTSLFHGLVKNHMEPPADQPKAGPGVGQGESPALLEEGLVRVRTLEDVELLSQDISASDTALLTTQTPGTDETDTQSATQQADKKRKRKKMIDPNEVLTKEAKVIEMTLAPTTVEDVEDKEEQRVIIKEAFAGDDVVSDFLKDKRKQEEAGRPKVIDLTLPGWGEWGGLGLQPSRSKRKRFRVKVAPPPPRQDQKLPNIIIAEKRDSSIAAHQVCQLPFPFENPTQFERTIRSPVGRTWNTQNAVQKITAPKVVTQLGAIIEPIAREDLIKNNRQAVTGTSINLESDQGPQKKRRSQQKKKHKRKKN